Within Actinoplanes sp. L3-i22, the genomic segment TGCTGGCCGGGGCGGGTGAGGTGGCGGTGCTGGTCAGGGCGGCTGCGGTGGCGGTGCCGCCCAGGGCGGCCGAGGTGGCGGAGCTGGCCGGGCCGTCAGCGGCGGCCGGGCGGGCGGCATCGGCAGCGGCGCCGGAAGAGCCGGAAGAGGACGTCCTCATGCCGCGGATCCTGCCACCGTAGTCTGACAAGAATGGGTGAACGGCCGGCCGCCGGCGGCGGGAAATGGGTGGACGTCGCACCGGAGCGGCTCGAACGCTGGCTGGTGAACTTCGCGGGCCGGCACGGGCCGTACCGGGAAACGGGTTTGACCTTGATCGCCGAGGACGGCGCGGAAGCGACGCTGCAGGCACCCCCGGGCGCGGGCGAGCCGGCGACCGTGGACGAGCTGATCGCCGCGGCGCACGCGAAGCGCCGGATCGGTTTGCTGCTCGCGCGCAAAGGGGCGGTCGCGGCCGGCGTCGCCGACGGCACCGAGCTGGTCTCCTCCAAGGTGGACACTCACTATGTGCAAGGACGGACAGCCGCCGGTGGCTGGTCGCAGCAGCGCTTCGCGCGCCGCCGCGACAATCAGGCCAAGGCGGCCACCGCGGACGGCGCCGGCATCGCCGGACGCATTCTTCTTCCCGAGGTACGCACGTTGACCGCGCTCGTGACCGGTGGCGACCGCGCCGCCGTCGACGCGATCCTGGCCGACCGCGCCCTCGCGCCGCTCGCCGAACTGCGCGCCGGCCGCCTGCTGGACGTCCCGGAGCCACGCCACGTCGTCCTGGTCAGCGCGGTAGCGATGGCCCGCGCGGTCCCGATCCTGATCCGAGAGCCGTAAGAGAAGCGAGCCGTAAGAGAAGCGAGCCGTAGAAACAGAGATCCGGCCGCCGTCCCGCGCCAGGTGCGGGTCGGCGGCCGGAAGTCACCGCGGGTGCAACGAGTCAGTCACCCTCTTTGACAGCCCCCGGAGCAAAGGTGTCGCACTGCTTCGGATCGCCCGAGTTGTACCCGGTACTGAACCACTTCTGCCGATCCGCCGACGTCCCGTGCGTGAACTCGGCCGGGTTGATCGTGCCACCGCCACGTTGCTGCAGTGTGTCGTCACCGATCTGCCCGGCGGTCTGGATGCCCTCCTGGATGTCCGTCGCGGTCAGGCTCTTGAAGATCTTCTGGCCCTTGGCGTCGGTGGTGCTGGTCGCGCCCTTGGCCCAGGCCCCGGCATAGCAGTCGGCCTGCAGCTCCAGCTTGACCGACTCGAGGTTGGCCTGGTCCGGATTCGAGTTCTGCGCCTGGCGCATCTTCGCCTCGGTGCCGAGCAGGTCCTGCACGTGGTGGCCGTACTCGTGGGCCAGCACGTACGGCTGCGCGAACTCGCCCGGAGCGCCGAGCTCCTTCGCCAGCTGCTGGTAGAAGGTCAGGTCGATGTAGACCTTGTTGTCGGCGGGGCAGTAGAACGGGCCGACGCCGGAGTCGGCGGCGCCGCAGCCGGTGCTGACCCGATTCGAGAAGATCTTGGTGGTGGCCTTCTCGTACTGCTTGCCGAACGCCTTGGGCAGCTCGGTGGCCCAGTATGCCTGGATCGAGTTGACGTAGAGGACGTTGCGGCAGTCCATCTGCTTGGTGGCGTCCGACTGCTTGCACTCGGACTCGATGGCCGCGTTGTCGCTGCTCGACGAGCCGCTGCCACCGCCCAGGTTGTTGATGCCGAAGTACCCGCCGACCAGGGCGAGCAGCACCGTGACGATGATGCCGGTCAGGCCACCACCACCGATCGGCAGGCCGCCGATGCCGCCTCCGCCACCGCCCGATCCACGAGCGTCCTCGACCTGACTGGTGTCGATCTCGGCGTTCTCATTGAGTTCCATGCCGTCCTCACTTCGCCACGGTTGCCAGGCGTGTACCCGATGATCTTGCCCGCTAATCGAGTGGGAGGTCGCACCGCCCGCCGGGTAGTATGGCCGCGTGCTGCTCTGCGAAGGCTGACCTGCCCAGCGCCGACCGTCCATCGGGATGGCCGGCGTTTTACTGCGCCCTGAGTCAGCCCCATCATCGAGAGCGAGAATTTTCATGATCACCGCCACCGGGCTCGAGCTCCGCGCCGGCGCGCGCATTCTGATCTCCCCGACCACCCTGCGGGTCCAGCCCGGCGACCGGATCGGCCTGGTCGGCCGCAACGGCGCCGGCAAGACCACCACGCTGAAGGTGCTGGCCGGCGAGGGCATTCCGTACGCGGGCCAGGTCGAGCGGACCAGTGAGATCGGTTACCTCCCGCAGGACCCGCGCACCGGCGACCTGAACGTGACCGGCCGCGACCGGGTGCTCTCCGCCCGCGGGCTGGACACCATCCTCTCCGAGATGCAGAAGCTCGAGGTGCAGCTCGAGGAGAGCTCCGAGGACAAGCTGATCCGCCGCTACGGCCAGCTGGAGGACCAGTTCTCCGCGCTCGGTGGCTACGGCGCCGAGGCCGAGGCCGCCCGGATCTGTGCGAACCTGGGCCTGCCGGACCGCGCGCTCGCGCAGACCATCGGCACCCTCTCCGGCGGTCAGCGCCGCCGGATCGAGCTGGCCCGGATCCTGTTCGCCAACTCCGGGCAGAACGGCAAGGGCATCCTGCTGCTCGACGAGCCGACGAACCACCTGGACTCGGACTCGATCGCCTGGCTCCGCGGCTACATGGCGCAGCACAAGGGCGGCCTGATCGTGATCAGCCACGACGTCGAGCTGCTCGACGCCGCGGTCAACAAGGTCTGGTATCTGGACGCCAACCGCTCGGTCGTCGACATGTACAACATGGGCTGGAAGACGTACCTGGAGGCGCGCGAGACCGACGAGCGCCGTCGCCGCCGGGAGCGGGCCAACGCGGAGAAGAAGGCCGGCGCCCTGATGGCCCAGGCCGACAAGATGCGGGCCAAGGCGACCAAGACGGTGGCCGCGCAGAACATGGCGAAGCGGGCCGAGAAGCTGCTCGGCGGCCTGGACGAGGTCCGGACGTCGGACCGGGTGGCGAAGGTCCGCTTCCCGAACCCGGCCCCGTGCGGCAAGACCCCGCTGACCGGGCACGGCCTGTCGAAGTCGTACGGCTCGCTGGAGATCTTCGCCGATGTCGACGTGGCCGTGGACCGCGGCTCCCGGGTCGCGATCCTGGGTCTGAACGGCGCCGGCAAGACCACCCTGCTGCGGATCCTCGGCGGCATGCTCAAGTCCGACACCGGTGAGGTGCGCGCCGGGCACGGCCTGCGGCTGGGCTACTACGCCCAGGAGCACGAGACCCTGGACGTGGACCGGACGATCCTGGAGCACATGCGCAGCGCCGGCTCCGAGCAGACGGACACCGAGCTGCGGAAGATCCTGGGCGCGTTCCTCTTCTCCGGCGACGACGTGGACAAGCCGGCCGGGGTGCTCTCCGGTGGTGAGAAGACCCGGCTGGCGCTGGCCACCCTGGTCTGTTCCGGGGCGAACGTGCTGCTGCTGGACGAGCCGACGAACAACCTCGACCCGGTCAGCCGGGAGCAGGTGCTGGACGCGATCGCCAACTATCCGGGCGCGATCGTGCTGGTCACCCACGACGCCGGCTGTGTGCAGGCGCTCAAGCCGGACCGGGCGATCCTGCTGCCCGACGGCGACGAGGACGCGTGGAGCGACGACCTGCTGGAGCTCGTCGAGCTCGCCTGACCTCGTTGCGGACGGCTGCCGGTGATCCTTGGATCATCGGCATCGTCAGTTGTCAACTGGTGCCCACACAGACAGTGCGATGTTCGGGCGTTTGCGGGCACGTCGGACTTGCGCCCGTACGCGCCGCACGTCCCGCACAGCCCCGTCACAGTGCATGCACAGCGTGTCCGTACGGTGTCGCACAGTGCTGCCTCGATCGAGTGTTTCTGCAGGTGATCGATGGTCTTGGAGAGGCTGCCGAGTCTCCGGGGGCGCCCCGTAAATGTCGCCCGCGCCGCTGTCAGCAAACAGTCTGACATTGATGCCCGTGGTAACCGTCAAGTTCCTGACAGTAATAAATGGGCACGTTCCTCGGCACGAGATGCCTGGCGCATGATCGTTGGAGGCGGTGTAATAGGTGGGACCGTATCTGACCGCACTGTCTGCGACGTGAGGATTCAAGATGGCAGCCACTGGCACAGCTACCAGTACTGAGAAGGGTCGTCGAATCGTCGGTAGCGAGCGGCAGTCGCTCGCCAAGGACCTGGTGAAGCGTTACACCTCGGGGGAGAGCATCCGGGCCCTTGCCGCTTCCACCGGCCGCTCCTATGGATTCGTCCACCGCGTGCTCACCGAATCGGGCGTGCAGTTGCGCCAGCGTGGCGGCGCCCGCCGTCGCAAGAAGGCGTGACAGCCGACAACGCCCAGCCGGTAAACACGTCAACGGCCGATGAAGTAGGCGTTCGCTACGAACAGGCCGGGCCGGTCGCGACGGTCTCGTTGTGCCGGCCCGACGTTCTCAATGCACAGACTCCGGCCATGTGGGCGGAGCTCAGCAACATTTCCCGGAAATTGCCTGGCGACGTCCGCGTCGTCATTGTGCGAGCCGAAGGCCGTGCGTTTTCGGCAGGCCTGGATCTGTCTGTTGCCAAGGGTGACAGCGATTCCTCACTGGCTCGTCTGGCGCAGTTGTCAGCCGCTGACTGCGCCGATCGGATTGCGGGGTTCCAGACCGCGTTCACGTGGTTGCGCAGTCCGTCCATCGTGTCCATCGCGGCGGTGCAGGGACATGCCATTGGCGCCGGCTTCCAGTTGGCGTTGAACTGTGACATGCGAGTGCTCGCCGAGGACGCACGGTTCTCGATGGCCGAGGTGAAACTCGGTCTGGTGCCCGATCTGGGTGGGACGAAACGACTCGCCGAGCTGGTCGGGCCGTCCCGGGCACTGGAGATCTGCCTGACCGGTCGGCGGATCCCCGCCGACGAGGCGGACCGGATCGGCCTCGCCACCGCCGTGGTGCCGCGGACCGAGCTGGACTCCGCGGTCGCCGACCTGACAGCCGCCGTGCTGGCCGGGGACGCGGGCGCGGTCGCCGAGATCAAGGGCCTGCTGGCCGGGGCACCCGGCCGGTCGTACGCGGAGCAGGACCGCGCCGAGCGGGAAGCACAGACCCGCCGGCTAGCGGAGTTGCTGGGGCCCGGAGAGTGAGAACCGCCCAGGGCAGCGGGGCGGTTCCCACCGAGGAATAGTGCTGTCACCTCCCGGGTTGCTGACTCCCGGGAGGTGACGGGTAAATGAGCATGACGAGCTGGAACATGCTGCGCTCGATCCAGAGTGCCGACCGGGTCGCGAAGCACCAGGTCACACCGGGCATCACACGACGGATCGCGCGTTTCGCCCAGCCCTACCGCCGGGACATCGCGGTGTTCCTGCTCGCCGTGGTGTTCGACGCCGGCATCGGCGTGGCCACCCCGCTGCTCGCCGGTGACGTGATCAACACGATCACCAAGGGCGGGTCGGAGGCGGCCGCCACGGTGATCCGGATCGCGCTGTTCATCGCCGGGCTCGCGGTCGCCGACGCGCTGCTCTCGCTCGCCCAGCGGTGGTACTCGGCGCGCATCGGCGAGGGGATCATCCTCAGCCTGCGCACCCGGGTCTACGACCACGTCCAGCGGATGCCGCTGCAGTTCTTCACCCGCACCCAGACCGGTGCACTGGTCAGCCGGCTCAACAACGACGTGGTCGGCGCGCAGCGCGCGTTCACGTCGACGCTCTCCGGGGTGCTCAGCAACGCCATCCAGCTGATCCTCACCGCGGTGGTGATGTTCAGCCTGTCCTGGCCGATCACCGTGCTGTCGCTGGTGCTGCTGCCGCTCTTCATCATCCCGGCCCGGCGGGTCGGCAAGCGGCTCGCCGAGATCACCCGGGAGTCCTACGACCTCGACGCGAAGATGAACGCGACGATGACCGAGCGGTTCAACGTGTCCGGGGCGCTGCTGGTCAAGCTGTTCGGCCGCCCGGAGGCCGAGGCCGCTAAGTTCGGCGAGCGGGCCGAGCGGGTGCGCGACATCGGCGTACAGCAGGCGATGTTCTCCCGGACCTTCTTCGTCGCGATGTTGCTGGTCGCGTCGCTGGCGCAGGCGCTGACCTACGGCGTCGGCGGCTGGCTCGCGGTGCACGGCGAGGTCTCGGCCGGCACCGTGGTGACGCTCGCGCTGCTGCTCACCCGGCTCTACGGCCCGCTCACCGCGCTGAGCAACGTCCGGGTCGACGTGATGAGCGCGCTGGTCTCGTTCGACCGGGTCTTCGAGGTGCTCGACCTGGAGCCGGGGATCGCCGAGAAGCCGGACGCGACGCCGATCCCGGCGGGCTCCGGGCGGATCGAGTTCCGGGACGTGCGGTTCCGCTACCCGAGCGCGGCCGAGGTGTCCCTGGCGACGCTGGAGGACGTGACCGCCCTGGACCGGACGGAGAACGCGCCGGTCCTGCACGGCGTCGACTTCACCGTCGAGCCGGGGCAGCTGGTCGCGCTGGTCGGCCCGTCCGGCGCCGGCAAGTCGACCACGTCGATGCTGGTCTCCCGGGTCTACGACGTCTCCGGCGGCGCGGTGCTGGTCGGCGGCGTCGACGTGCGCGACGCGACCCTGGACTCGCTGCGGGACACCGTCGGCGTGGTCACCCAGGACTCCCATCTGTTCCACGAGACGATCAAAGAGAATTTGGCGTACGCCCGTCCCGGCGCCACCGAGGACGAGATGTGGGCCGCCCTGGACGGCGCGCAGGTCGGTGACCTGGTCCGGGACCTGCCGGAGGGGCTGGACACCGTGGTGGGGGAGCGCGGCTACCGGTTCTCCGGCGGCGAGAAGCAGCGGATCGCGATCGCCCGGCTCCTGCTCAAGCAGCCGTCGATCGTGATCCTCGACGAGGCCACCGCCCACCTGGACAGCGAGTCCGAGGCGGCCGTGCAGCGGGCCCTGTCCGCGGCGCTGAAGGGCCGGACCGCGCTGGTCATCGCGCACCGGCTCTCCACGATCCGGGAGGCCGACCTGATCGTCGTGCTCGAGCACGGCCGGGTCGTCGAGCGGGGCACGCACGAGGAACTGGTCGAGGCCGGCGGGCTGTACTCGGATCTGTACCGTACCCAGTTCGCCACCCCGGCGCTTACCGTGGAGCCGTGACGGGTCTCCTGGTCTTCGCGGTGGTGCTGGCGGTCCTGCTGTGGGCGTTCGCCCGCTTCGGGAGCTGGGTGAAACGCAAGGGCATCGGCGGCGGCATCATGGGGCCGATCGACGAGGTGTGGCGCCCCAGCGCGGACCGGTCGCGCCGGGAGACCGCCATCCACGAGCAGCGGGTGCTGCCGCCGCGGCCGGGCGACGACAGTCCTCAGTAGAACGCTGCTTCCCGCAGGGCGCCGAACTCGCGGATCAGGTCCGGGAGCTGGAAGTGCGCGTTCAGGCCGCTCGGGTTCGGCAGCACCCAGACCGGGACGCCGCCGACCGGGTCCGGCTGGCGGCCGATCTTCGCCTTGGGGCGCGCGAACGCGGTCCGATAGGCGGTGACGCCGAGCACGGCCAGGAACCGGGGCTGCTCACGGCGTACCAAATCGGCAAGAAGGTCTCCACCAGCGACCAGTTCCCGCGGGGCGAGCTCGTCGGCGCGGGCGGTAGCCCGCGCCACGACGTTGGTGATGCCGAGACCCAGCGCGGGCAGCAGATGCTGCTCCGAAGGATGCAGCAGGCGATCGGTGAAACCGGCGCCGTGCAGCGTCGGCCAGAACCGGTTGCCCGGGCGCGCGAAGTGATGACCGGTCGCCGCCGAGTAGAGGCTCGGGTTGATCCCGGAGAACAGCACCCGCAGGTCCGGCCCGACGAGATCCGGAATGGTCCGCCCACCGGCGGCCGCGACCTCGGCCGCCGAAGGCTTGACGAAATCGGTCACAGGGCGCGCAGGGAGCCGCCGTCGACCGGCACCACGCAGCCGGTGATGTAGCTCGCGGCCGGCGACAGCAGGAACGCCGCGACCCGGCCGAACTCGGACGGCTCGCCGATCCGCCGGACCGGGATCTTCTCCGACACCTCCGCCGCGGCGGTCGCCGGATCGCCGGTGAGCTGGAACAACTCCCGGTTCCGGTCGGTCATGAACCGGCCCGGCATGATCCCGAGCACCCGGATGCCGCGCGGACCGTACTCGTCGGCCATGTCCTTCGCGGCCATCGCCAGCCCCGGGCGCAACCCGTTGGACAGGCCCAGCCCGGTCAGCGGCGCCTTGACGGAAGTGGACAGCACCAGGCCGATCGCACCGCCCTCGGGCAGCGCCGACGCGAACGTCCGCACCGCGCGCACCGAGCCCAGGAACACCGTCTCGAACGCGGCCCGCCACTGGTCGTCGCTCATGCTCGCGGCCGTGCCCGGGGCCGGCCCGCCGACCGAGATCAGCGCCCCGTCCAGCCGCCCGAACCGCTCGGTCGCGGTGTCCACCAGCTCGCGCGGCGCGTCCGGATCGGTCAGGTCGGCGGTGACCCCGACGGCGTTCTCCGCACCGAGCTGGTCGATCGCGTCGGCGATCTTGTCCGCGTCGCGGGAGGAGATCACCACCCGGGCACCGTCGTCGATCAGCGCCTGCGCGGTGGCGAGACCCAGCCCCCGCGAGGCGCCGGTGAGGATGAAGACACGATCGGCCAGCCCGAGATCCATGCCGCCTATCCTCCCAGAGCGGCGGCGGTGGCCGCGTCGGCCGGGAGGAACGCCTCGATCGCCAGCTCGGCGAGGGTCACGTCGCGGGGCGTGCCGAGCACCGAGGTCATGGTGAAGAAGCTGAGACCGGCGTACCGGAACGGGATGACGACCCCGAGCGGCCCGCCGGCGATCTCGCCGCCCGGATATCCGCCCAGCTCGGCGCGGAGATCGCGGAGCACCGGATCGGCGGTCGCGGCGATCTGCCGGTCCAGCCGGTGCAGCAGGTGCGTGCGCCACTCGGCCAGGTTCCCGGTCCGCGGCGCCAGGCCGTCCGGGTGCAGGGCCAGCCGCAGCACGTTCACCGGCGGCTCCAGCAGCTCCGGCGCGCAGTCCTCGGTGAAACGCGTCACCGCCGGGTTCGCGTCGATCATCGTCCAATGCCGATCGACCAGGACCGCCGGATTCGGCCCGTGCCCGGCCAGCACCTGCCGCAGCCCGGTCAGGATCTCCGCCAGCGGCGGACCACCCAGGTCCGATTCGGAATAGGCCGGCGCGAAACCGCCGGCCAGCAGCAACTCGTTGCGACTGCGCAGGGGTACGTCCAGCTGCTCCGCCAACCGCAGGATCATCTCCCGGGTCGGCCGGGACCGGCCGGTCTCCACGAAGGACAGATGCCGCGCCGAGACACCGGCCCGGCCGGAGAGGTCGAGCTGGCTCAGTCGCCGTTCGTCCCGCCAGGTCCGCAACAACTGCCCCACGTCGCTCATGCCGTGAGCCTATTACCTCTCGGGTAATCGCCAGCATTACCTGGTAGCGGCAGGCTGAGGTCAGTTCCCATCGTGAGAGGACGAGATGATGAGTGACTTCGACGCCGTGATCGAGCGGTACCTGGCCGTCTGGAACGAGACCGATCCGGCCGCCCGCCGCGCCGCGATCGCCGGCCTGTTCGCCGACGACGTCCACTACGTCGACCCGGTCGCGGCGGTGCACGGGCACGCCGGGCTGGACGGGCTGATCGGGGCGGTCCACCAGCAGTTCCCCGGCCTGGTGTTCAGCGCCGGCGGGCCGGTGGACGCGCACCACGACCAGGCCCGGTTCACCTGGCACCTGGGCCGGCCGGGCGAGGAGCCGCTGGTGATCGGATTCGACGTGGCCGAGCGGGACACGTCCGGACGGATCGCCCGGGTGTACGGCTTCATCGACAAGGCCCCGTCGGGTATGTAGAGAGCATGACGGCTTTGGTGACCGGCGCGTCCCGGGGACTCGGCGCGGAGATCGCGCGACGGCTCGCCCGGGACGGCCACCCGGTCGCGGTGAACTACCTGCCCGACCGGGCGGACGCCGAGCGGGTCGCCGCCGGGATCGTCGCGGCCGGCGGCGTCGCGGCCGCCTTCCGGGCCGACGTGACCGATCCCGCGGCGGTGACCTCGCTGGTCGCGGCGGTCCAGCAGCGGTTCGGGCCGGTCGCGGTGCTGGTCGCCAACGCGACCGGGCCGCAGCCGGCGGTCCCCGCGCTGGAGCTGACCTGGCAGGACCATCTGAACCAGCTGGAGTTCTTCGTCAAGTCGCCGACCCTGCTGATGCGGGCCGTCGCGCCGGGGATGCGGGCGCTCGGCGGCGGGCGGATCATCCACATCGGCTCGGACCTGCCGGAACGCGCCGAGCCCGGGATGTCCGCCTACAGCGCGGCGAAAGCGGCCCAGGCCTCGCTGACCCGGACGCGGGCGCGGGAACTGGGGCCGGACGGCATCACGGTGAACATCGTGGCGCCCGGCTGGATCCCGGTGGAACGGCACGCCGCGGTGGACGTCGCGCACGTGGAGGCGTACCGGCGGGACGTTCCGCTGGGCCGGATGGGCACGCCGGCCGAGGTGGCGGACGTGGTCGCGTTCCTGGCCTCGGACCAGTCCCGCTTCGTCACCGGCGAGCGGATCACCGTCAACGGCGGCCACACCATCGGTTGAACGTCAGGCGCGGGTCGACATGATCGCGGACAGGCCCTGGATCACGTTGCCGACCACGTGGGTCGGGGCGAAGCGGTTGTCCATCCACTCGCGGCCGCGGTGCAGCCAGACGCTGGGCAGGCCGAGCGCCGCCGCGCCGCCGATGTCGGACTCGGGGCTGTCGCCGACGACCCAGGCGCCGGCCAGCCGCATCCGGACGCGCTGGGCGGCGAGGGCGAAGATCCGCGGGTTCGGCTTGCTCACCCCGGCCTGCTCCGAAATCACCCAGTCGGCGACATAGCGGTCCAGGCCGGTGCGCCGGATGCGGCCCTCGGACTGCTCGGCCGCGCCGTTGGTGACGACGACCGGGATCAGGCCCGCGTCGGCGGCGATCTCCAAGGCGCAGCCGACCATCGGATCGAGGCGCTCGAACGCGAGCGGTCCCTCGTGGAGCTCGTCGACGAGGTCGATCGCCGGCACTCGTAGCTGGTAGCGGTCCCGCAGCTGGTCGGCGAGGTCCCACCGGGAGGTCAGGCCGTCGGCGTCCACGGCGACCAGCCAGTCAAGATCATCTTGCGAGGCGCCGATCTCGTCGAGGAAGCCTTTCGCCCACAGCCGGAACGCACCGCTGCGGTCGAGCAGGGTGTCGTCCAGGGCGAGGAAGACTAGAGGCACTCGCGCACCTTACGTGAGGTGCGGCGGAAGCGAACAGTCCAGGACTGTAAACAAAGCGCGGAACCCTTGACGTAATTCGCATCATCCGATCGAGGCTTAAAAAGCCGTACGTACGGATTGCTAGTCTGCGGGGCCACATGACACGATCAACCGCATGCCCAGGGTAAGCCAGGACCAGCTCGACGCCCGCCGCCACGAGATTCTCACGGCGGCGCGGGGCTGTTTCGCGCGGTTCGGCTACGAGGGCGCCACGGTCCGCCTCCTGGAGGAGGCGACGGGCATGTCCCGCGGCGCTATTTTCCACCATTTTCGTGACAAGGAGTCGCTGTTCCTGGCGGTCGCCGAGGACGACGCGGTCACCATGGCCGAGACCGTCGCCCGCAACGGCCTGGTCCAGGTGATGCGCGACCTGCTCGACCGCGCCGGCACCAGCGACGGCGACACGGCCGGCTGGCTCGGCACCCAGCTCGAGGTGTCCCACCGGCTGCGCACCGACCCGGCCTTCGCGAAGCGGTGGGCCCAGCGCTCGGCCGCGATCGCCGACGCGACCCGGGAACGCCTCCAGCGCCAGCGCGAGGCCGGGGTGCTGCGCCAGGACGTGCCGGTCGACGTGCTGACCCAGTTCCTCGAACTGGCCTACGACGGCCTGGTCCTGCACCTGGCCACCGGCCGTCCGCCCGGCGACCTCGCCCGCGTCCTGGACCTGGTCGAGGACGCCGTCCGCCACCACTAGGCCGCCGCCCGCCTCCACTGGGCCGCCGCCCGCCACCACTAGGTCGCCGCCCGCCGGCCATCGGCGCGGGCGGATCACCCTGCCGCCAGACGGCGATCTCGCTGGTTGGTCGCGCTTCATTATCAAGATCAAATTCTTTATTGCCTCGGCTGCGGCCAATAACTGACCGTCGCTCCCGCGGGGACCCTTCCGGGCCTCGCAAGGGCGCGGGGCGCCCAGAACGCGAGGCCCTACAGGGCGATGTCCGCGGGTGGTAGCGGTTTCAAAGGACCCACGCGAGGCGGCGGCCGGGTCGAGGCCCAGCCGCGTGTCGCGGTGTCGGCGATAAATCGGTTGCGGTGGTGCTGCGGGGTGGGCGAGAGTCGGCGGCGCTGGGAACGTGCTGTTCGGCCGATCTGGGCCGGCGCGAGAGAGAAGGGGGTGGCCACGAGATGGCTGTCTTTGTGATGCCCGCTGTTACGGCTTCCCCGAAAACTTCTTTCTCCGAGGAGAATCTCCAGTGCGTGAGCACGATTCCGACGGGCCGGCGACGATGCGCCGCGGCCGTCGCAAGTTCGACGACGACGAGTCCGATTTCCTGAAGCGTGGCCGGCTGGAGCCGGCCCTCAAGGAGGACCCCGACCTGCCCGAGGAGGGCGATCGGTGGTCCAGCTGGGACGGTGCGCTGCACGGTCCCGACCCCAGACCTGACTGGGTCCGCGCCGAGCACGGCGCGGTGGACACCGAGCTCGGGATCCTGAAGACCGGCAAGGAAGCGGACGTCTTCCTGGTCCGGCGCTGGCTGCCGGCGACCGGGCAGGTCAGCATGATCGCCGCCAAGCGGTACCGGGACGGCGAGCACCGGATGTTCCACCGGGACGCCGGCTATCTCGAGGGCCGCCGGGTGCGCCGCTCCCGGGAGATGCGGGCGATGACGAACCGCACCTCGTTCGGCAAGGAGCTGATCGCCGGGCAGTGGGCGGCCGCCGAGTTCGACGCGCTCGGGCGGCTGTGGCAGATCGGCCAGGAGAGTGGGCTGGTCTGTGTGCCGTACCCGGTGCAGCTGATCGGCACCGAGGTGATGCTGGAGTTCATCGGCGACTGGGAGACCGGGGAGGCCGCGCCGCGGCTCGCCCAGATCCGGTCGGGCGCCGACGAGCTCGAGAGCCTGTGGGGGCAGATGACCGACGCGCTGTCGGTGCTGGCCCGGGCGCAGGTGGCGCACGGCGACCTGTCGCCCTACAACACGCTGGTGCACCAGGGGCGGCTGGTCCTGATCGACCTGCCGCAGATCGTGGACGTGGTCGCCAACCCGCGCGGCGCCGAGTTCATCGCCCGGGACGTGACAAACGTGGCGAACTGGTTCCGCGCCCGCGGTCTGCCGGTGGACGCCGAGCGGCTGATCGACCGGTTGCTGTTCGAGGCGGGACTGCGGTGAGGGGCCGCCCGCGGCCCGGCCCGCGTCCGATCCCGACCCTGGCCTCCCGGATCACCGGATGCCGCCGCCCACGCGACACCCGCCCAGCGGGCCGCTGAGTTGCCGCCGCCGGCACAGCGTCTGCTCGGCTGGGTGGGCGGCTTGCTCCGGCTCGCTCGGCAGCGCGAGGCGTTGTCGGTGCCGGCGTGGGCGCTGCCCGGCTGGGCGGTGAGTGGCCGGGGCCCGTGGGGCATCGGCTCAGCGGGCGGCTGAGCTGACGACGCCCGCTCGGCGGATCGCTGAGCGGGCGGTGACGTGGTGCGCGGCCGCCGGGCGAGGGCGGCCGCGACCGGGTCACTGCAGGTAGTTCTCGACCTCGCTGACGCTGTGGGCCTGCTCGGTGTCGGGGTTGTTGCCGAACTCACGGGCGGCCCGGCGGCGGCGGAGCAGGTCCCAGCACTGGTCGAGGGACTCCTCGACGTCCTTGAGGCGGGCGTGCTCCTCGGTGGAGGAGATCGAGCCCTGGCTCAGCTGCTGCCGCAGCTGGTGCTCCTCTTCGACCAGGCCGTGAATGCGGGTCAGCACACTGTTG encodes:
- a CDS encoding acVLRF1 family peptidyl-tRNA hydrolase encodes the protein MGERPAAGGGKWVDVAPERLERWLVNFAGRHGPYRETGLTLIAEDGAEATLQAPPGAGEPATVDELIAAAHAKRRIGLLLARKGAVAAGVADGTELVSSKVDTHYVQGRTAAGGWSQQRFARRRDNQAKAATADGAGIAGRILLPEVRTLTALVTGGDRAAVDAILADRALAPLAELRAGRLLDVPEPRHVVLVSAVAMARAVPILIREP
- a CDS encoding neutral zinc metallopeptidase → MELNENAEIDTSQVEDARGSGGGGGGIGGLPIGGGGLTGIIVTVLLALVGGYFGINNLGGGSGSSSSDNAAIESECKQSDATKQMDCRNVLYVNSIQAYWATELPKAFGKQYEKATTKIFSNRVSTGCGAADSGVGPFYCPADNKVYIDLTFYQQLAKELGAPGEFAQPYVLAHEYGHHVQDLLGTEAKMRQAQNSNPDQANLESVKLELQADCYAGAWAKGATSTTDAKGQKIFKSLTATDIQEGIQTAGQIGDDTLQQRGGGTINPAEFTHGTSADRQKWFSTGYNSGDPKQCDTFAPGAVKEGD
- a CDS encoding enoyl-CoA hydratase/isomerase family protein, with the translated sequence MTADNAQPVNTSTADEVGVRYEQAGPVATVSLCRPDVLNAQTPAMWAELSNISRKLPGDVRVVIVRAEGRAFSAGLDLSVAKGDSDSSLARLAQLSAADCADRIAGFQTAFTWLRSPSIVSIAAVQGHAIGAGFQLALNCDMRVLAEDARFSMAEVKLGLVPDLGGTKRLAELVGPSRALEICLTGRRIPADEADRIGLATAVVPRTELDSAVADLTAAVLAGDAGAVAEIKGLLAGAPGRSYAEQDRAEREAQTRRLAELLGPGE
- a CDS encoding helix-turn-helix domain-containing protein produces the protein MAATGTATSTEKGRRIVGSERQSLAKDLVKRYTSGESIRALAASTGRSYGFVHRVLTESGVQLRQRGGARRRKKA
- a CDS encoding ABC-F family ATP-binding cassette domain-containing protein; its protein translation is MITATGLELRAGARILISPTTLRVQPGDRIGLVGRNGAGKTTTLKVLAGEGIPYAGQVERTSEIGYLPQDPRTGDLNVTGRDRVLSARGLDTILSEMQKLEVQLEESSEDKLIRRYGQLEDQFSALGGYGAEAEAARICANLGLPDRALAQTIGTLSGGQRRRIELARILFANSGQNGKGILLLDEPTNHLDSDSIAWLRGYMAQHKGGLIVISHDVELLDAAVNKVWYLDANRSVVDMYNMGWKTYLEARETDERRRRRERANAEKKAGALMAQADKMRAKATKTVAAQNMAKRAEKLLGGLDEVRTSDRVAKVRFPNPAPCGKTPLTGHGLSKSYGSLEIFADVDVAVDRGSRVAILGLNGAGKTTLLRILGGMLKSDTGEVRAGHGLRLGYYAQEHETLDVDRTILEHMRSAGSEQTDTELRKILGAFLFSGDDVDKPAGVLSGGEKTRLALATLVCSGANVLLLDEPTNNLDPVSREQVLDAIANYPGAIVLVTHDAGCVQALKPDRAILLPDGDEDAWSDDLLELVELA